The following proteins are encoded in a genomic region of Tenacibaculum sp. 190524A05c:
- a CDS encoding dihydroorotase encodes MTTLLKSATIIDSSSPFHKQTKDILIIDGVISEINDTISEKDEYTIVSLENLHVSTGWFDTSVSLGEPGYEERENIANGLDVAAKSGFTQIAINANTHPVVDNKSAVEFLINKAIHKPVSVFPIGALTQKSQGVEMAELYDMQQSGAIAFGDYKKPVENDNLLKIALLYAQNFDGLVLSFPKNNKIAGEGIANEGLNSTKLGLKGIPSLAEEIQVARDLFLLEYTGGKLHIPTISTEKSVQLIREAKSKGLHVTCSVAVHNLVITDDALHGFDANNNVNPPLRTEQDVNALVEGIKDGTIDIITSDHNPIDIEHKKVEFSISKSGTVGMESAFGALQTKLDLETIIKCLSDNPKTIFGLETSSININQKADLTLFNPEGEFKFSQEDILSTSKNSIFIGHNLKGKAYGIYAKNQLLLNT; translated from the coding sequence ATGACTACGCTACTAAAATCAGCGACTATAATCGACTCTTCAAGTCCGTTTCACAAACAAACAAAAGACATATTAATTATCGACGGTGTTATTTCCGAAATCAACGACACTATTTCTGAGAAAGATGAATACACTATTGTTTCATTAGAAAATTTACATGTATCAACCGGATGGTTTGATACGAGTGTGAGCTTAGGTGAACCTGGTTATGAAGAAAGGGAAAACATTGCAAACGGTTTAGACGTAGCAGCGAAAAGTGGTTTTACTCAAATAGCAATTAATGCAAATACACATCCTGTAGTAGACAATAAATCTGCTGTAGAATTCTTAATCAATAAAGCAATTCATAAACCTGTTAGTGTTTTTCCTATTGGTGCATTAACTCAGAAAAGTCAAGGTGTTGAAATGGCTGAGTTATATGACATGCAGCAATCTGGAGCAATTGCTTTTGGTGATTATAAAAAACCTGTGGAAAATGATAACTTATTGAAAATTGCATTGCTTTACGCTCAGAATTTTGATGGTTTAGTTTTAAGTTTTCCTAAAAACAATAAAATAGCGGGTGAAGGAATTGCAAATGAAGGATTAAACTCAACGAAATTAGGACTAAAAGGAATTCCTAGTTTAGCAGAAGAAATTCAAGTTGCAAGAGACCTTTTCTTGTTAGAATACACGGGTGGGAAGTTACATATTCCTACGATTTCTACTGAAAAATCTGTTCAACTTATTCGAGAGGCAAAATCGAAAGGATTACATGTTACCTGTAGTGTTGCAGTTCATAACTTAGTAATCACAGACGACGCTTTACATGGATTTGATGCAAATAACAATGTGAATCCTCCTTTAAGAACAGAACAAGACGTAAATGCTTTAGTTGAAGGAATTAAAGATGGAACCATAGATATTATTACTTCTGATCATAATCCAATTGACATTGAACATAAAAAAGTAGAATTTTCAATTTCTAAAAGTGGAACTGTTGGAATGGAAAGTGCTTTTGGAGCTTTACAAACTAAATTAGATTTAGAAACAATTATAAAATGTTTAAGTGATAATCCGAAAACTATTTTTGGATTAGAAACTTCTTCAATAAATATTAATCAAAAGGCTGATCTTACATTATTTAATCCAGAAGGAGAATTTAAGTTTTCTCAAGAAGATATTTTATCAACTTCAAAAAACAGTATATTTATAGGACACAATTTAAAAGGAAAAGCATATGGAATATATGCTAAGAATCAACTTTTATTAAATACCTAG
- a CDS encoding alpha/beta hydrolase, whose product MSLLYKVREPKVTTENASLLILLHGYGSNEDDLFSFSEELPDELRIVSVRAPYDIGYGGYAWYAINFDADENKFSDIGQAKSSVQKISDFIDDLKKMYAPKKTFLLGFSQGAILSYALSLNFPNKVQHVVALSGYLNEELLPSSISNDIETDYYISHGSVDQVIPVTWARKAPEYLSNLNLSNQFSEYPVGHGVAPQNFYSFKEWIDSRL is encoded by the coding sequence ATGAGTTTATTATATAAGGTTCGAGAACCTAAAGTAACTACTGAAAATGCAAGTTTATTAATACTATTGCATGGATATGGTAGTAATGAAGATGATTTATTTTCTTTCTCTGAAGAATTACCAGATGAATTAAGAATTGTTAGTGTTAGAGCTCCTTATGACATTGGTTATGGTGGTTATGCTTGGTATGCTATTAATTTTGACGCTGACGAAAATAAGTTCTCGGATATTGGACAGGCGAAATCTTCTGTTCAAAAAATCTCTGATTTTATTGATGATTTAAAGAAAATGTATGCTCCAAAGAAAACCTTTTTATTAGGTTTTAGTCAAGGTGCTATTTTAAGTTATGCTTTAAGTCTCAACTTCCCTAATAAAGTGCAACATGTTGTTGCTTTAAGTGGTTATTTAAATGAAGAATTATTACCAAGTTCTATTTCAAATGATATAGAAACGGATTACTATATTTCTCATGGTTCTGTTGATCAAGTTATACCTGTGACCTGGGCTAGAAAAGCTCCAGAATACTTATCCAACTTAAACTTGAGCAATCAATTCTCAGAATATCCAGTTGGACACGGAGTAGCTCCTCAAAACTTTTACAGTTTCAAAGAATGGATTGATAGTAGGTTATAA
- a CDS encoding sterol desaturase family protein, whose amino-acid sequence MDIFTHQNAYIWFVPVCALAIGFEMYFSYKRKAKNYEFKDVSTNVYFALVNVLLDGLMYATSFVVMNFFYDYRFIDWEGTGALYWIIAFVGQDFLYYIHHYVDHHSRFFWAVHVTHHNSEYYNISTGFRSPVLQPFYRFMFLIPLILIGIHPLHIMFAYAMNQNYGTLCHTNFIKKNNRKGVAGFLLRIWEYIFVTPSHHRVHHASNIKYLDKNMGMFLIIWDRMFGTFQAEEDEMEYEKLKFGLTKPLEDKGPINIIFHEWKEIFKDFFQRKKHLPLGTRLKYVFMPPGWSHDGSSQTSKELQRELRKESN is encoded by the coding sequence ATGGATATTTTCACTCACCAAAATGCTTACATCTGGTTTGTTCCTGTATGTGCTTTAGCAATTGGTTTTGAAATGTATTTTAGCTATAAGAGAAAAGCAAAGAACTATGAGTTCAAAGATGTTTCTACAAACGTTTATTTTGCTTTGGTAAATGTTTTGTTAGATGGTTTAATGTATGCAACTTCTTTTGTGGTTATGAATTTCTTTTATGACTACAGATTCATTGATTGGGAAGGTACAGGTGCTCTATATTGGATTATTGCTTTTGTTGGTCAAGATTTCTTGTATTACATTCATCATTATGTAGACCACCATTCTCGTTTTTTCTGGGCAGTACACGTAACACATCATAATTCAGAATATTACAATATATCTACAGGATTTAGGTCTCCGGTATTACAACCTTTTTACCGATTCATGTTTTTAATTCCTTTAATTCTTATTGGAATTCACCCGTTACACATTATGTTTGCTTATGCAATGAACCAAAACTATGGTACACTTTGTCATACGAACTTTATTAAGAAAAATAATCGTAAAGGAGTAGCTGGATTTTTATTAAGAATTTGGGAATACATCTTTGTTACACCGTCTCATCACAGAGTACACCATGCTTCTAATATTAAATATTTAGATAAAAACATGGGAATGTTCTTAATTATTTGGGATAGAATGTTTGGAACATTTCAAGCTGAAGAAGATGAAATGGAGTATGAAAAACTAAAATTTGGTTTAACCAAACCTCTTGAAGATAAGGGACCAATAAATATTATTTTCCATGAATGGAAAGAGATCTTTAAAGATTTCTTTCAAAGAAAAAAACACTTACCACTCGGTACTAGATTAAAATATGTGTTTATGCCTCCAGGATGGAGTCATGATGGAAGTAGCCAGACAAGTAAAGAACTACAAAGAGAATTAAGAAAAGAAAGTAACTAA
- a CDS encoding helix-turn-helix transcriptional regulator, protein MESVLLTSEIKRNSFLFNQDVFSKLIEQIMTSTFTEKQFLVLSNALKIKVHGDLYAYRKRLESLTSKEQEVFDCICTGLVPKEIAVKLYIEVSTAKTHRRNIIKKLSIKSFKDWCLYSSIHDLKKLTY, encoded by the coding sequence ATGGAAAGTGTATTGTTAACATCTGAAATAAAAAGAAATAGTTTCTTATTCAACCAAGATGTTTTTTCGAAATTAATAGAACAAATTATGACATCAACATTTACGGAAAAGCAGTTTTTAGTTCTCAGTAATGCTTTAAAAATTAAAGTACATGGAGATTTGTATGCTTATCGAAAGAGATTAGAAAGTCTTACGTCGAAAGAACAAGAGGTATTTGATTGTATTTGTACAGGTCTTGTACCTAAGGAAATTGCAGTAAAACTTTATATTGAAGTTTCTACAGCGAAAACGCATAGAAGAAATATCATAAAAAAATTAAGTATTAAGTCATTTAAGGACTGGTGTTTATATTCATCTATCCACGACTTAAAAAAACTAACGTATTAG
- a CDS encoding cell envelope integrity protein TolA, which produces MVNLKFRTKAKRFTTLVIITFLSLCSFQSIAQGGGTQVKSTTVSGTHSIENGSFNYTATVIYQLHDAGYGDDPSAIRLGVKNFKITRLNLRMNGADEVIRNKSFPMTLSDVNVDIDGNLTLRRGNNRYSLNVSKTGITAKNNFNAFNSYDFGKSNNTQIQKIFGEDVSYNDLDFILNNVNVRVKTSYFSFISDIKSEIRNNERRKQKEKEDKIREEEIAKRKKEEAQKVEESNSYYSQSSSNSQAKKEAQLREQKRQQELDRKRREEQKKIDDYNRFRRQQEAELKRKQAENKAIADAATGLAGMIAGGASDGIFSGINLGLTSRTYDTGESGVFSDGKVDILSYELGISIERGGFTMGYVDSGEGGFLVGLDYDILQLDEIRYDRYSIRVNLSGEFGFGDETFYGAFLNVRIFEILYVGYGLGQVEVDETDFSGSYDGFRIGVHFNF; this is translated from the coding sequence ATGGTTAATTTAAAATTTAGAACAAAAGCTAAGCGTTTTACAACTTTAGTTATTATCACATTTTTATCACTTTGCTCTTTTCAATCTATAGCACAAGGAGGAGGAACACAGGTGAAATCAACAACAGTTTCTGGAACACATTCAATAGAGAATGGATCCTTTAATTACACAGCAACAGTAATTTATCAATTGCATGATGCCGGTTATGGAGATGATCCTTCGGCAATTCGTTTAGGAGTTAAAAACTTTAAAATTACTCGTCTTAATTTAAGAATGAATGGCGCGGATGAAGTAATAAGGAATAAAAGTTTTCCAATGACATTAAGCGATGTTAATGTAGATATTGACGGAAATTTGACTTTAAGAAGAGGAAACAATCGCTACTCATTAAATGTGAGTAAAACGGGGATTACTGCAAAAAATAATTTCAATGCATTTAATAGTTATGATTTTGGAAAATCAAATAACACGCAAATTCAAAAAATATTTGGTGAAGATGTTAGTTACAATGATTTAGATTTTATTTTGAATAACGTTAACGTCAGAGTCAAAACAAGTTATTTCTCTTTTATTAGCGATATAAAATCAGAAATTAGAAATAATGAAAGACGAAAACAAAAAGAGAAAGAAGATAAAATTAGAGAAGAAGAGATAGCAAAAAGAAAAAAAGAAGAGGCTCAAAAAGTTGAGGAATCTAACTCATACTATTCACAATCTAGCAGTAATTCTCAAGCGAAAAAAGAAGCTCAATTAAGAGAGCAGAAGAGGCAGCAAGAGTTAGATAGAAAAAGAAGAGAAGAACAAAAGAAAATAGATGATTATAATAGATTTCGAAGACAACAGGAAGCAGAGTTAAAACGTAAACAAGCAGAAAATAAGGCCATTGCAGATGCTGCTACTGGATTAGCTGGGATGATTGCTGGAGGAGCTTCTGATGGTATTTTTAGTGGAATTAATCTTGGGTTAACTTCAAGAACTTATGATACAGGAGAATCGGGTGTTTTTAGTGATGGTAAAGTAGATATTCTTTCATATGAATTAGGAATTTCTATAGAGAGAGGAGGATTTACCATGGGATATGTTGATTCTGGAGAAGGAGGATTTCTTGTTGGTCTTGACTATGATATTTTACAGTTAGATGAAATTAGATATGATAGATATTCAATTAGAGTTAATCTTAGTGGTGAATTTGGTTTTGGAGACGAAACATTTTACGGAGCATTTTTAAATGTGAGAATTTTTGAAATTTTATATGTCGGATATGGTTTAGGACAGGTTGAAGTTGATGAAACTGATTTCTCTGGATCATATGATGGCTTTCGAATTGGAGTCCATTTTAACTTTTAG
- a CDS encoding M43 family zinc metalloprotease produces the protein MNTGITDDGRIIKIPVVIHLVKKGKKHNVPQIITKEIIEKELKDLNTNFSAQNDMSTLNDYFVSRDLIGKPNFQFYLKEVIKHKRHKRRAKRIKRVDPDKNLNIIVGKYGNASPCTLAEGYEPEFIQINYTNFGDGSQTVTHEIGHWLGLFHVWGMAGNCRRSRNPTPDFIDDTPTQFSCTDVKRENECPPADVSTKPNYNNFMDYSSCRCFFTKGQVKTMREKVIKFRNIIFTNSID, from the coding sequence GTGAATACTGGGATAACGGATGATGGTAGAATTATTAAAATTCCTGTTGTTATACATTTGGTTAAAAAAGGTAAAAAGCATAATGTTCCTCAAATAATTACTAAAGAAATTATAGAGAAGGAGTTAAAAGACTTAAATACTAATTTTTCTGCTCAAAACGATATGTCTACACTTAATGATTATTTTGTAAGTAGAGATTTAATAGGTAAACCTAATTTTCAGTTTTATTTAAAAGAAGTGATCAAGCATAAGAGACATAAAAGAAGAGCGAAAAGAATTAAAAGAGTAGACCCTGATAAAAATTTAAATATAATTGTAGGTAAATACGGAAATGCTTCTCCTTGCACTTTAGCAGAAGGTTACGAACCAGAATTCATTCAAATAAATTATACTAATTTTGGAGATGGAAGCCAAACAGTTACTCATGAAATAGGTCATTGGTTAGGCTTGTTTCACGTTTGGGGAATGGCAGGAAATTGTAGAAGGTCTAGGAATCCTACACCAGATTTTATAGATGATACACCAACACAATTTAGTTGTACCGACGTAAAAAGAGAAAATGAGTGCCCTCCAGCTGATGTTAGTACTAAACCAAATTATAATAATTTTATGGATTACAGCTCTTGTCGTTGTTTTTTTACCAAAGGTCAAGTGAAAACAATGAGGGAAAAGGTTATTAAATTTAGAAATATAATTTTCACGAATTCAATAGACTAA
- a CDS encoding ATP-binding protein produces MSYYTSPGDSLSFSDVILKFKEGAFKSDKDFKIYQRLSNKEWWFHFPVENKSNSNSYKYLTLSYPYLSMGKVYYKKGEHIDSLHTTSYDKHFPFKFLFYRHPVWKIPIKDSQITEVFLKVKNDSSRARMEFHLEDENEFLKRLEIEYIFFGVFISLILSMVIILLYFSILKKEYSVIFYAIYVALMLIEFLAGKGLGIQFLWNDSIFLIHSSRSFSQTLGVFFIGLFYINFYRLEKQDKFSRNVFRIGTYITVPLILIYIYKSFFGGLTTYYLYVWIILKLIILSWFINHIYLTIKGRIPKYLIIGFSLPIIVLIIAQSINPSVNSNDVLVYGSINVYYLALIAEVLIFIRYIFSAVIASQKKYTELKKVTNELQLNFQKNILKSQEKERSKLLGNVHDSFGGYLEALKLRLLNKNENSPEKVKEILDSFDKEYRYLLNSLYSPKINSENFIENLIDFFDKINKLTNNPITHKFSLEESELPPEKCLHIYRIISELTTNAIKYSKASEIKVNISESKGKVIIVQVSDNGIGFDVNSTKKSSYGLNSIRERVEIMNGEFNIDSVKNSGTTITIRIPEK; encoded by the coding sequence ATGAGCTACTACACTTCTCCAGGAGATTCTTTAAGTTTTTCAGATGTCATTCTAAAGTTTAAAGAAGGAGCATTTAAAAGTGATAAGGATTTCAAAATTTATCAAAGACTTTCTAATAAAGAATGGTGGTTTCATTTTCCAGTAGAAAATAAAAGCAATTCAAATTCATATAAATACTTAACACTTTCCTACCCTTACTTATCGATGGGTAAAGTATATTATAAAAAAGGTGAGCACATCGATAGTTTACATACTACGTCATATGACAAACATTTTCCTTTTAAATTCTTGTTTTATCGACATCCTGTTTGGAAGATTCCTATTAAAGATTCACAAATAACAGAAGTTTTCTTAAAGGTTAAAAATGATAGTAGTCGTGCTAGGATGGAATTTCACTTAGAGGATGAAAACGAATTTTTAAAACGTCTTGAAATTGAGTATATCTTCTTTGGAGTATTCATTTCTTTAATTCTATCAATGGTAATAATACTGTTATATTTTTCCATTCTTAAAAAAGAATACAGTGTTATTTTTTATGCTATCTACGTGGCATTAATGTTAATTGAATTTTTAGCTGGAAAAGGATTAGGAATTCAGTTTTTATGGAACGATAGTATTTTTTTGATTCATAGTTCGAGAAGCTTTAGTCAAACTCTTGGAGTCTTTTTCATAGGTTTATTTTATATTAATTTTTACAGATTGGAGAAACAAGATAAGTTTTCTAGAAATGTATTTAGAATTGGTACTTACATTACCGTTCCTTTAATTTTAATATATATCTATAAGTCCTTCTTTGGCGGACTAACCACGTATTACTTATATGTATGGATCATATTAAAATTAATTATTCTTTCTTGGTTTATCAATCATATCTATTTAACTATTAAAGGAAGAATTCCCAAGTATTTAATTATTGGGTTTAGTTTACCCATCATCGTACTAATAATTGCACAAAGTATAAACCCATCGGTAAATAGTAATGATGTATTAGTTTACGGAAGTATAAATGTCTATTATTTAGCACTAATCGCTGAGGTGTTGATATTCATACGTTACATTTTCAGTGCTGTTATTGCATCACAAAAAAAATATACCGAATTAAAGAAAGTTACTAATGAACTACAGTTGAACTTTCAGAAGAACATATTAAAATCTCAAGAAAAGGAACGTAGTAAACTACTAGGTAATGTTCATGATAGTTTTGGTGGATATCTAGAAGCTTTAAAATTAAGATTGCTAAATAAAAATGAGAATTCACCTGAAAAAGTAAAAGAAATTCTAGATTCTTTTGACAAGGAATATCGTTATCTTTTAAATAGTTTATATTCTCCTAAGATCAATTCTGAAAACTTTATTGAGAACTTAATTGACTTTTTCGATAAAATAAATAAGCTCACAAACAACCCTATTACACATAAATTTTCGCTTGAAGAAAGTGAATTGCCACCAGAAAAATGTTTACATATTTATAGAATTATATCTGAATTAACTACCAATGCTATTAAATACTCTAAAGCTTCAGAAATTAAAGTAAATATTAGTGAATCAAAAGGCAAGGTAATCATCGTTCAAGTATCAGATAATGGGATTGGTTTTGATGTAAATTCGACTAAAAAGTCCTCTTATGGTTTGAATAGTATAAGAGAAAGAGTTGAGATTATGAATGGTGAATTTAATATTGATTCAGTAAAAAACAGTGGAACTACAATTACAATTCGTATTCCTGAAAAATAA
- a CDS encoding response regulator transcription factor: MDKLIKIIIADDNRFFCEALKDSLDQHEEFSLGPYFTALEDLISYTNSNTLDILVLDVNFNGNNSLDHISQIKKENSNFKIIALTTLNNNYIKGQALENGVDCFVGKDSDLSKFKSVIIDCYAQNKQPGYLASGKVIINNLSFTKRKLEILQALYKHSEQNDAQLSEVLNISLSSLKTHKRELFEITNTTNIKELLKFGIQNGLIIS; the protein is encoded by the coding sequence ATGGATAAGCTTATTAAAATAATAATTGCAGATGATAATCGCTTCTTTTGTGAAGCGCTTAAGGATAGTTTAGATCAACATGAAGAATTTAGTTTAGGTCCTTATTTTACAGCTCTGGAGGATTTAATTTCGTATACCAATAGCAACACATTAGACATTCTAGTATTGGACGTAAATTTTAATGGGAATAATTCTTTAGATCATATATCACAGATAAAAAAAGAGAACTCGAATTTTAAGATAATTGCATTAACGACGTTAAACAACAATTATATAAAAGGACAAGCTCTAGAAAATGGCGTTGATTGTTTCGTTGGTAAAGATTCTGATTTATCTAAATTTAAAAGTGTTATTATTGATTGTTATGCTCAAAACAAACAACCTGGCTATTTAGCGTCAGGTAAAGTTATAATTAACAATTTAAGCTTCACAAAACGAAAACTTGAAATATTACAAGCACTTTACAAACATTCAGAACAAAATGACGCGCAACTTTCTGAAGTTTTAAACATCTCTTTAAGTTCATTAAAAACTCATAAACGAGAACTATTTGAAATTACAAATACGACTAATATAAAAGAGTTATTGAAGTTCGGAATACAAAATGGATTAATCATTTCTTAG
- the bcp gene encoding thioredoxin-dependent thiol peroxidase, which produces MTTLKIGDKAPSFEAKDQAGNTIKLSDYAGKKLVLFFYPKASTPGCTAEACDLRDNYNTFLAKGYDVLGVSADSAKRQQNFINKNELPFPLLADEDKAVINAFGVWGPKKFMGREYDGIHRTTFVIDENGVLEDVISKVKTKEHANQILG; this is translated from the coding sequence ATGACTACACTAAAAATAGGTGATAAAGCACCAAGTTTTGAAGCTAAAGATCAAGCTGGAAATACTATAAAATTATCAGATTATGCAGGTAAAAAATTAGTGTTATTCTTTTATCCTAAGGCAAGTACACCTGGATGTACCGCAGAGGCTTGCGATTTAAGAGATAACTATAATACTTTCTTAGCTAAAGGTTATGATGTTTTAGGAGTAAGTGCGGATAGTGCGAAAAGACAACAAAATTTTATTAATAAAAACGAATTACCTTTTCCATTATTAGCGGATGAAGATAAAGCTGTAATAAACGCCTTCGGAGTTTGGGGACCAAAAAAGTTTATGGGAAGAGAATATGATGGTATTCATAGAACTACTTTCGTAATTGATGAAAATGGAGTTTTAGAAGATGTTATTTCTAAAGTTAAGACTAAAGAACATGCAAATCAGATATTAGGTTAG
- a CDS encoding endonuclease III, translating to MNKTEKVQFVIDTLERLYPETPIPLDHTDPYTLLIAVLMSAQSTDERVNKITPLLFKVADNPYDMVKLTIDEIREIIKPVGLSPMKSKGIHGLSEILIEKHNGEVPQNFEDLEALPAVGHKTASVVMAQAFNVPAFPVDTHIHRLMFRWNLTNGKSVAQTEKDAKRLFPKELWNKLHLQIIYYGREYSPARGWRLENDIITSTIGRKTVINEYNSKKK from the coding sequence ATGAACAAAACCGAAAAAGTTCAGTTTGTAATAGATACTCTAGAAAGACTATATCCTGAAACTCCAATTCCGTTAGATCATACAGATCCTTATACATTACTTATTGCAGTTTTAATGTCAGCACAAAGTACAGATGAGCGTGTGAATAAGATCACCCCTTTATTATTTAAAGTAGCTGACAATCCGTATGATATGGTTAAGTTGACTATAGATGAAATTAGAGAAATTATAAAACCAGTTGGATTGTCTCCAATGAAATCAAAAGGAATTCATGGTTTGTCTGAAATTCTTATTGAAAAACATAATGGTGAAGTTCCACAAAATTTTGAAGATTTAGAGGCTTTACCTGCCGTAGGTCATAAAACAGCCAGTGTTGTAATGGCTCAGGCATTTAATGTACCTGCGTTTCCTGTAGATACTCATATTCACAGATTAATGTTCAGATGGAATTTAACTAATGGTAAAAGTGTTGCTCAAACAGAAAAAGATGCAAAACGTTTATTTCCTAAAGAACTTTGGAATAAACTTCATTTACAAATAATTTATTACGGACGAGAATATTCACCTGCAAGAGGTTGGAGATTAGAAAATGATATTATCACTTCTACTATTGGAAGAAAAACAGTAATAAATGAGTACAACTCTAAAAAGAAGTAA
- a CDS encoding RNA polymerase sigma factor, protein MFRNQCDDSVLVKEYINGREIALEFLIKKHQQRIFSFIYSKVQDRDITEDVFQDTFIKVIKTLKKGNYNEEGKFLPWVMRIAHNLVIDHFRKNNRMPKFNNSDDFDIFSIISDNALNAEKRIIKDQILSDVRNLIEELPEEQKEVLKMRMYMDMSFNEISESTGVSINTALGRMRYALINLRKVIEKNKIILVN, encoded by the coding sequence ATGTTTAGGAATCAATGTGATGATAGCGTTTTAGTAAAGGAGTATATCAACGGAAGAGAGATTGCTCTTGAATTTCTTATTAAAAAACACCAGCAAAGAATTTTTAGTTTTATTTACAGTAAAGTCCAAGATAGAGACATTACTGAGGACGTGTTTCAAGACACTTTTATTAAAGTGATTAAAACATTAAAAAAAGGAAATTATAACGAAGAAGGTAAGTTTTTACCTTGGGTTATGAGAATTGCTCATAATTTGGTAATCGATCATTTTAGAAAGAATAATCGTATGCCAAAGTTTAATAACTCTGACGACTTTGATATTTTCTCAATCATTAGCGATAATGCATTAAATGCAGAGAAAAGAATTATTAAAGATCAGATTTTGTCTGATGTAAGAAACTTAATTGAAGAATTACCAGAAGAACAAAAAGAAGTACTGAAGATGCGTATGTATATGGATATGAGCTTCAATGAAATTTCTGAAAGCACAGGAGTTAGTATAAATACTGCATTAGGTAGAATGCGTTACGCATTAATAAATTTACGCAAGGTAATTGAGAAAAATAAAATTATTTTAGTGAATTAA